From Branchiostoma lanceolatum isolate klBraLanc5 chromosome 16, klBraLanc5.hap2, whole genome shotgun sequence:
GATATAGATgtaatttgcatcattaatgcTGAAAGGTTGAAATGAAAAGCACctaatatttcatggaggtatgaggtctccggaGTCTTGTTAAGTCTGCACAGCAGTCAGACTGTAGACATCTGCTGGTCACCTTGTTAACGTAAACATCAAAATGCTTGCCATAACTACAATAAACTGTTCAATAATAGAGGAATGTTGTGTTTTGCTCAGATTTCCTTGAAATAACAAAGCTACATTTTAGCATACCTTTACTTGTTTCAAGTCGGATACAAtaatatttttatcatttcatcatcattatcattatcatcatcatgtgaTACCGCAATATGGGTTACAAACTTCAAACTGAATCCTAGTTGTAACGCGTTAACCCGTTTGGGTATCCCCACAGCCCGGAAAGCGGCAGTAGTCAAACCGAGGATGGAGCAGAATCTGTGGCCAGGCAACATGCAGCAGCAGACCGTTGTGGTAAGCGGATTttaaaattactgtaaatgcagaaatgtttctgTTCACGGATTATCATCACCATATGATACTAGCAGCACAATGAGGGCTAGTCGGAGAAAATGTGTTTCTTCCCGAatgaaaatactctttttacaccaagagatttattcaaccgacgtttcggtgaccatctgtcactttcttcacagcaattctgactggttcacattgcactgcagcacaggtgtcgctgcttatagatgcgttcccaaacgaaACGACACCTGTgttgcagtgcaatgtgaaccagtcagatttGCCTTGAAGAAAATTAccgatggtcaccgaaacgtcggctgaaTTAAATCTCCTTGGttgttttattcagtgacttaccataaacctgatgaaactattcacggatgtgtTTCTTCCCGCTCCACCCAGGTTGGCAGCCCGCAGGATGCTGCGGACGCCCGGCCGAACAACCACCTGGTCATGGCCGTCGCCACCGCCATCTGTTGCTGCTGGCCGGTGGGAATCGCGGCCGTGTACTATGCTCTGCAGGTctgtatatatctatctatctatttactGGTTTGGCTGTTTTGGACACACAGcctactctccaggcagagcatgggtttcggctgttttatgacgtgttttaggcgtttttgtcgggctttctactttgtcatcgtttttcttgtatagccaacccttggaaaaacgatgacaaagtagaaagcccgacaaaaacgcctaaaacacgtcaaaaaccagccgaaacccatgctcttcttggagagtaacaCAGCCAGGTCTGCCCaactagccctgctgacaaagacaagacattacaatggacagcgtaacgagctataacaatattctcaatacatgtagaatacaacacggtgtattccgtatcgcccgaggttcCGGCCCGatcgcgggtaggatcgcccgacggatGTAggtgatccgacccgcgggagggctgggaccgagggtgatgcggaatacaacgtgttgtattttatccaTTATGTCATACTCACTCAAGACAACACACATTGCACATTGTATCTTTGATATGTgcttaatactgtaaatgcctttaagttcgcctggtttttatttcgcggtagggaggaaatTGAGTGTTCacagtagttttaagttcgcgtttgattgaaacaatagtagcgctacagtcataggtaggcataaaaccgccgcgaacatttctgcatttacagtaaacaaTAAATAAGTTATGACCAACCATTTGCTCTCTTCCCGTGTCCAGGTTGATCCGCGATGGGAGAAAGGAGACCGGAAGGGGGCGAAGTCCGCCTCCAAGACGGCCGAGTTTCTTTACAAGCTCGCCGCGTGTCTGCTCATAGCCGGCGTGCTGATCATCCCCATCGTCTTCTTCTTTACCCgcctagcctagcctctaccaggctccgcggtgttcttctttacccgcGTGTAGCGCCGAtgtagcctagcctctaccaggctccgcggtgttCTTCTTCACCCgcctagcctagcctctaccaggctccgtggtgttcttctttacccgcctagcctagcctctaccaggctccgcggtgttCCTCTTTACCCGCCtagcctagtctctaccaggctccgcggtgttTCTCTTTACCCGCCtagcctagtctctaccaggctctgcggtgttcttctttacccgcGTGTAGCGCCGAtgtagcctagcctctaccaggctccgtggtgttcttctttacccgcctagcctagcctctaccaggctccgcggtgttcttctttacccgcctagcctagcctctaccaggctccgcggtgttCCTCTTTACCCCcctagcctagcctctaccaggctccgcggtgttcttctttacccgcGTGTAGCGCCGAtgtagcctagcctctaccaggctccgcggtgttcttctttacccgcctagcctagcctctaccaggctccgcggtgttcttctttacccgcGTGTAGCGCCGAcgtagcctagcctctaccaggctccgcggtgttcttctttacccgcctagcctagcctctaccaggctccgcggtgttcttctttacccgcctagcctagcctctaccaggctccgcggtgttcttctttacccgcGTGTAGCGCCGAcgtagcctagcctctaccaggctccgcggtgttcttctttacccgcctagcctagcctctaccaggctccgcggtgttcttctttacccgcGTGTAGCGCCGAtgtagcctagcctctaccaggctctgcggtgttcttctttacccgcGTGTAGCGCCGAtgtagcctagcctctaccaggctccgcggtgttcttctttacccgcctagcctagcctctaccaggctccgcggtgttcttctttacccgcGTGTAGCGCCGAcgtagcctagcctctaccaggctccgcggtgttcttctttacccgcctagcctagcctctaccaggctccgcggtgttcttctttacccgcctagcctagcctctaccaggctccgcggtgttcttctttacccgcCTAGCctggcctctaccaggctccgcggtgttcttctttacccgcGTGTAGTACCGAtgtagcctagcctctaccaggctccgtggtgttcttctttacccgcCTATAGCGCCGATgaagcctagcctctaccaggctccgcggtgttcttctttacccgcctagcctagcctctaccaggctctgcggtgttcttctttacccgcGTGTAGCGCCGAtgtagcctagcctctaccaggctccgcggtgttcttctttacccgcctgcagcctagcctctaccaggctccgtggtgttcttctttacccgcctgtagcctagcctctaccaggctccgcggtaTTCTTCTATACCCgcctagcctagcctctaccaggctccgcggtgttcttctttacccgcGTGTAGCGCCGATGTagcctagcctccaccaggctccgtggtgttcttctttacccgcctgtagcctagcctctaccaggctccgcggtgttcttctttacccgtctagcctagcctctaccaggctccgcggtgttcttctttacccgcctagcctagcctctaccaggctccgcggtgttcttctttacccgtctagcctagcctctaccaggctccgcggtgttcttct
This genomic window contains:
- the LOC136421574 gene encoding transmembrane protein 91-like isoform X2 — protein: MEQNLWPGNMQQQTVVVGSPQDAADARPNNHLVMAVATAICCCWPVGIAAVYYALQVDPRWEKGDRKGAKSASKTAEFLYKLAACLLIAGVLIIPIVFFFTRLA
- the LOC136421574 gene encoding transmembrane protein 91-like isoform X1, which codes for MEQNLWPGNMQQQTVVVGSPQDAADARPNNHLVMAVATAICCCWPVGIAAVYYALQVDPRWEKGDRKGAKSASKTAEFLYKLAACLLIAGVLIIPIVFFFTRLA